One genomic segment of Allocatelliglobosispora scoriae includes these proteins:
- a CDS encoding family 43 glycosylhydrolase, which translates to MRRTAALAAALLCASVLTPLAARADNPVVQHVYTADPAPLVHNGRVYLYTGHDEDGSTYFTMRNWRVWSSADMVNWTDHGSPMSLSTFSWASSDAWAGQAVYRNGKFYWYVPVRMANGANAIGVGVADSPTGPFRDALGRPLIQNSEIDPTVFIDDDGQAYLYYGNPRLWYVRLNSDMISYSGSPTQIPLTTSGFGTRSGDANRPTLYEEGPWVYKRNSLYYMVFAAKCCSEFIAYSTAPGPTGPWTYRGTIMPTQGGSFTNHAGLVDFNGGSYFFYHNGALPGGGGYTRSVAVEKFSYNSDGTIPTINMTSTGAPQAGTLNPYVRQEAETVAWGSGIETEAAGEGGMNVGWIDNGDYIKVKGVAFGNGANSFTARVASAASGGRIEVRLDGASGTLVGTCTVPGTGGWQTWTSVSCPVSGATGTHDLYLRFTGGSGSLFNVNWWQFAAGQSAGYPTGYHPLVIGSNGLCLDVSGASTAAGAAITQYTCSGQTNQGFQFVPVSGGYGRLQAQHSGYDVAVAGSSTTAGVPNIVQQVPNSGANSLWLPVQQADGSYSFRNQNSGLCLDVYNANSTLGQQLDQWQCKNAAGTNQDFTPR; encoded by the coding sequence GTGAGACGCACCGCGGCCCTGGCGGCCGCGCTGCTGTGCGCGTCCGTGCTGACCCCGCTCGCGGCCCGCGCGGACAACCCGGTCGTGCAGCACGTCTACACCGCCGACCCGGCGCCGCTGGTCCACAACGGCCGGGTGTACCTCTACACGGGGCACGACGAGGACGGCTCGACCTACTTCACGATGCGCAACTGGCGCGTCTGGTCCTCTGCGGACATGGTCAACTGGACCGACCACGGCTCGCCGATGAGCCTGTCCACCTTCAGCTGGGCGAGCTCCGACGCGTGGGCCGGCCAAGCCGTCTACCGCAACGGCAAGTTCTACTGGTACGTGCCGGTGCGCATGGCCAACGGCGCCAACGCCATCGGCGTCGGGGTGGCCGACAGCCCCACCGGCCCGTTCCGGGACGCGCTGGGCCGCCCGCTCATCCAGAACTCCGAGATCGACCCCACGGTCTTCATCGACGACGACGGCCAGGCGTACCTGTACTACGGCAACCCGCGTCTGTGGTACGTGCGGCTCAACAGCGACATGATCTCCTACTCCGGCAGCCCGACGCAGATCCCGCTGACCACGTCGGGGTTCGGCACCCGCAGCGGAGACGCCAACCGGCCCACCCTCTACGAGGAAGGCCCGTGGGTCTACAAGCGCAACAGCCTCTACTACATGGTGTTCGCGGCGAAGTGCTGCTCGGAGTTCATCGCCTACTCCACGGCACCCGGCCCGACCGGCCCGTGGACGTACCGCGGCACGATCATGCCGACGCAGGGCGGCAGCTTCACCAACCACGCCGGCCTGGTCGACTTCAACGGCGGCTCCTACTTCTTCTACCACAACGGCGCGCTGCCCGGTGGCGGCGGCTACACCCGCTCCGTGGCGGTGGAGAAGTTCAGCTACAACTCCGACGGCACGATCCCCACGATCAACATGACCTCGACCGGGGCACCGCAGGCGGGCACCCTCAACCCGTATGTCCGCCAGGAGGCCGAGACCGTCGCCTGGGGCAGCGGCATCGAGACCGAAGCCGCCGGCGAAGGTGGCATGAACGTCGGCTGGATCGACAACGGCGACTACATCAAGGTCAAGGGCGTCGCGTTCGGCAACGGGGCCAACTCGTTCACCGCCCGCGTCGCGTCTGCGGCGAGCGGCGGGCGCATCGAGGTACGCCTCGACGGCGCCTCCGGCACGCTGGTCGGCACCTGCACCGTTCCCGGCACCGGCGGGTGGCAGACCTGGACCTCGGTGTCGTGCCCCGTCAGCGGCGCGACCGGTACCCACGATCTCTACCTGCGCTTCACCGGCGGCAGCGGGTCGCTGTTCAACGTCAACTGGTGGCAGTTCGCCGCCGGGCAGTCCGCCGGCTACCCGACCGGCTACCACCCGCTGGTCATCGGCAGCAACGGGCTGTGCCTCGACGTCAGCGGCGCGTCCACGGCGGCCGGGGCCGCGATCACCCAGTACACCTGCAGCGGACAGACCAACCAGGGCTTCCAGTTCGTGCCGGTCTCCGGCGGCTACGGCCGTCTGCAGGCCCAGCACTCGGGGTACGACGTCGCCGTGGCCGGGAGCTCGACCACCGCGGGCGTACCCAACATCGTCCAGCAGGTGCCCAACAGCGGCGCCAACAGCCTCTGGCTGCCGGTGCAGCAGGCGGACGGCTCCTACTCCTTCCGCAACCAGAACAGCGGCCTGTGCCTGGACGTCTACAACGCCAACAGCACCCTCGGCCAGCAGCTCGACCAGTGGCAGTGCAAGAACGCCGCCGGCACCAACCAGGACTTCACACCCCGCTGA
- a CDS encoding ricin-type beta-trefoil lectin domain protein gives MTTPTRPPVSRWLAVLAACALAAAGAVGATALSGPPAYAASTPGCGKAPTLRTGSYTIQSSGQNRSFTLRVPDGYTNTRPYRLIFAYHWRGGTMSDVASGGGSGTSWAYYGMQEQSGNSAILVAPQGIGNGWPNSGGQDVTFTDDMIRMIENDLCVDTTQLFAMGFSYGGGMSYAVACTRSTVFRAVVVYSGAQLSGCSGGTQPIAYFGIHGISDNVLPIAQGRGLRDTFLRNNGCATQNAPEPTVGSGRHITTTYSCRAGYPVQWAAFDGGHGPGPVDGCSGCEDGTRTWTKGEAWRFISQLGTTMPPSSPPPSSPAPGQSNVLLVGQQSGRCVDVPNASTANGTQVQLYDCHGQTHQRWTYTSSRQLTVYGSKCLDASGQGTGNGTAVVIWDCNGQANQQWTVGANGTVTGVQSGLCLDASGNATANGTRIQLWSCHGGANQQWSLRN, from the coding sequence ATGACCACCCCGACCCGACCACCCGTATCCCGCTGGCTGGCGGTGCTCGCCGCCTGCGCCCTGGCCGCCGCCGGCGCCGTCGGGGCGACGGCACTGTCCGGACCGCCGGCGTACGCCGCGTCCACCCCGGGCTGCGGCAAGGCGCCCACGCTGCGAACCGGCAGCTACACGATCCAGAGCAGCGGCCAGAACCGCAGCTTCACCCTGCGCGTCCCCGACGGCTACACCAACACCCGCCCCTACCGGTTGATCTTCGCCTACCACTGGCGCGGCGGCACCATGAGCGACGTGGCCTCCGGCGGCGGCAGCGGGACCTCCTGGGCCTACTACGGCATGCAGGAGCAGTCGGGCAACAGCGCGATCCTCGTCGCGCCGCAGGGCATCGGCAACGGCTGGCCCAACAGCGGCGGCCAGGACGTCACGTTCACCGACGACATGATCCGCATGATCGAAAACGACCTGTGCGTCGACACGACGCAGCTGTTCGCCATGGGGTTCAGCTACGGCGGCGGCATGAGCTACGCCGTCGCCTGCACCCGGTCCACAGTCTTCCGGGCAGTCGTGGTCTACTCCGGAGCCCAGCTGTCCGGCTGCTCCGGCGGGACCCAGCCCATCGCCTACTTCGGCATCCACGGCATCTCCGACAACGTGCTCCCCATCGCGCAGGGCCGCGGGCTGCGCGACACGTTCCTGCGCAACAACGGCTGCGCGACCCAGAACGCCCCGGAACCCACGGTGGGCAGCGGCCGGCACATCACCACCACCTACTCGTGCCGCGCCGGCTACCCCGTCCAGTGGGCGGCCTTCGACGGCGGCCACGGCCCGGGCCCGGTCGACGGCTGCTCCGGCTGCGAGGACGGCACCAGGACCTGGACCAAGGGCGAGGCCTGGCGGTTCATCTCCCAGCTCGGCACCACCATGCCACCGAGCTCTCCGCCGCCGAGCAGCCCCGCTCCCGGCCAGTCCAACGTCCTGCTCGTCGGCCAGCAGTCCGGGCGCTGTGTCGACGTGCCCAACGCGTCGACCGCGAACGGCACCCAGGTGCAGCTCTACGACTGCCACGGCCAGACCCACCAGCGCTGGACCTACACCAGCAGCCGCCAGCTCACCGTCTACGGCAGCAAGTGCCTCGACGCTTCCGGGCAGGGCACGGGTAACGGCACCGCGGTGGTGATCTGGGACTGCAACGGCCAGGCGAACCAGCAGTGGACGGTCGGCGCCAACGGCACCGTCACCGGGGTCCAGTCCGGGCTCTGCCTGGACGCCAGCGGCAACGCGACCGCCAACGGTACGCGCATCCAGCTGTGGAGCTGCCACGGCGGGGCCAACCAGCAGTGGTCCCTGCGCAACTGA
- a CDS encoding ricin-type beta-trefoil lectin domain protein, protein MLTRPRWLSLAMLTLALAVTGIAAYSGPAHAESNGGVRVMPLGDSITEGTQVPGGYRIGLWQRMAAGGYRVDLVGSQFNGPSNLGDHDHQGHPGWRIDQIHANITGWLQTTTPRTVLLHIGTNDVLQNYNLSAAPNRLSALIDRITAAAPTADVFVATIIPLSNGGQENAARTFNAAIPGIVQSKVSAGKRVHLVDMHSALTTADLIDGIHPTANGYDKMAATWYGALQAVPGSIGTGGGSTSSALVGAASGRCLDVPNANTANGVQPIIWDCSGRTNQQWTVSGQTIQSLGKCLDSPTNAAAGSKAQIWDCTGAANQRWTFNSNGSISNAASGLCLDVSGAATANGSQVILWTCTAAANQRWTRT, encoded by the coding sequence ATGCTCACACGTCCACGCTGGCTCAGCCTCGCCATGCTCACCCTGGCGCTGGCAGTGACAGGAATCGCCGCGTACAGCGGCCCGGCTCACGCCGAGTCCAACGGCGGCGTACGCGTCATGCCGCTGGGTGACTCGATCACCGAAGGCACCCAGGTGCCGGGCGGATACCGGATCGGCCTGTGGCAGCGGATGGCCGCCGGAGGGTACCGGGTCGACCTCGTCGGCTCGCAGTTCAACGGACCGTCCAACCTCGGCGACCACGACCACCAGGGCCACCCGGGGTGGCGGATCGACCAGATCCACGCCAACATCACCGGCTGGCTGCAGACGACGACCCCGCGTACCGTCCTGCTGCACATCGGCACCAACGACGTGCTGCAGAACTACAACCTCTCCGCAGCGCCGAACCGGCTGTCGGCCCTGATCGACCGCATCACCGCCGCCGCACCGACCGCGGACGTGTTCGTCGCGACGATCATCCCGCTGAGCAACGGCGGCCAGGAGAACGCCGCCCGCACCTTCAACGCAGCCATCCCCGGCATCGTCCAGAGCAAGGTCAGCGCGGGCAAGCGCGTCCACCTCGTCGACATGCACTCCGCTCTCACCACGGCCGACCTCATCGACGGCATCCACCCCACGGCCAACGGCTACGACAAGATGGCCGCGACCTGGTACGGGGCCCTGCAAGCGGTGCCCGGAAGCATCGGCACCGGCGGGGGATCGACGTCGTCCGCGCTGGTCGGCGCGGCGTCCGGGCGCTGCCTGGACGTCCCCAACGCCAACACGGCCAACGGTGTGCAGCCGATCATCTGGGACTGCAGCGGCCGGACCAACCAGCAGTGGACCGTCTCCGGCCAGACGATCCAGTCCCTCGGCAAGTGCCTCGACTCGCCGACGAACGCGGCCGCCGGGTCCAAGGCTCAGATCTGGGACTGCACGGGCGCCGCGAACCAGCGGTGGACCTTCAACAGCAACGGCAGCATCAGCAACGCCGCCTCGGGCCTGTGCCTGGACGTTTCTGGCGCAGCCACCGCGAACGGCTCGCAGGTCATCCTGTGGACCTGCACCGCAGCGGCGAACCAGCGGTGGACCCGCACCTGA